In Oryza brachyantha chromosome 1, ObraRS2, whole genome shotgun sequence, the following are encoded in one genomic region:
- the LOC102717844 gene encoding zinc finger protein BRUTUS-like: MATPTPMAGEGTLAAVMPRSPSTPAGSAGSAAGAPMLIFLYFHKAIRAELEGLHAAAVRLATERAGDVEALAERCRFFVNIYKHHCDAEDAVIFPALDIRVKNVAGTYSLEHKGENDLFSQLFDLLQLDIQNDDGLRRELASCTGAIQTCLSQHMSKEEEQVFPLLTKKFSYEEQADLVWQFLCNIPVNMMAEFLPWLSASVSSDEHEDIHSCLCKIVPEEKLLQQVVFTWMEGKAARKVSQNSSDSNSEASCDFKDASSIDHADNHICSHEDSKVRNKKYTESIDGRVDRHPIDEILYWHNAIRKELVDIAEETRRMQQSGNFSDISAFNARLQFIADVCIFHSIAEDQVVFPAVDSELSFVHEHAEEERRFNNFRCLIQQIQIAGAKSTALDFYSELCSHADQIMETIEKHFCDEETKVLPQARMLFSPEKQRELLYKSLCVMPLKLLERVLPWLVSKLSDEESSSFLENMRLAAPSSETALVTLFSGWACKARSEDKSNSGEYLCLTSGEARCLLDEVDGLEKCRPFCPCASRSNAVISLHSQIENGSRPGKRGNDEEAVSATNGSDLSQTDDTEARPCTKKPCCIPGLRVETGNLAISSSLASAKSFRSLSYNSSAPSLYSSLFSWETDASLSCSDGISRPIDTIFKFHKAIRKDLEYLDVESGKLIDGDESCLRQFIGRFRLLWGLYRAHSNAEDEIVFPALESRETLHNVSHSYTLDHKQEEQLFGDISDALAELSQLHDRMTHPHVEVSDAEKNVSHSSDEIDWRRKYNELATKLQGMCKSIRAALTNHVHREELELWPLFDEHFSVEEQDKLVGRIIGSTGAEVLQSMLPWVTSALTQEEQNMMLDTWKQATKNTMFGEWLNEWWKGAPTSSDSSEEASSAPEDGDLQDKIDQNDQTFKPGWKDIFRMNQSELEAEVRKVSRDPTLDPRRKAYLIQNLMTSRWIAAQQKLPEPKSEECSEGTGIPGCAPSYRDQEKQTFGCEHYKRNCKLVAACCNKLFTCRFCHDKISDHTMERKATQEMMCMLCLKVQPVGPKCQTPSCNGLSMAKYYCNICKFFDDERTVYHCPFCNLCRLGKGLGVDFFHCMKCNCCLGMKLTEHKCREKGLETNCPICCDFLFTSSAAVRALPCGHFMHSACFQAYTCSHYTCPICCKSLGDMAVYFGMLDALLAAEELPEEYRDRCQDILCNDCEKKGRSRFHWLYHKCGSCGSYNTRVIKTDTADCSTPN, encoded by the exons atggcgacgccgacgcccaTGGCGGGGGAGGGGACGCTCGCGGCGGTGATGCCGCGGTCGCCGTCCACTCCGGCGGGTTCGGCGGGGTCGGCGGCCGGGGCGCCGATGCTGATATTCCTCTACTTCCACAAGGCGATCCGCGCGGAGCTGGAGGGGCTGCACGCGGCGGCCGTGCGCCTCGCCACGGAGCGCGCGGGCGACGTGGAGGCGCTCGCCGAGCGCTGCCGCTTCTTCGTCAACATCTACAAGCACCACTGCGACGCCGAGGACGCG GTTATCTTTCCAGCACTTGATATCCGAGTCAAGAATGTCGCAGGAACCTATTCTCTTGAGCATAAAGGGGAAAACGATCTCTTCAGCCAATTGTTTGATCTGTTACAGCTGGACATTCAAAATGATGATGGTCTTCGAAGGGAACTGGCATCCTGTACAGGAGCCATTCAAACATGTCTCTCCCAACATATGTCCAAAGAAGAAGAGCAG GTTTTTCCATTGCTTACAAAGAAGTTTTCATATGAAGAGCAAGCAGATTTAGTGTGGCAGTTCTTATGCAACATTCCTGTAAATATGATGGCAGAGTTCCTCCCCTGGCTTTCAGCTTCGGTTTCTTCTGATGAACATGAAGATATCCATAGCTGCTTATGTAAAATAGTACCGGAAGAGAAACTCCTTCAACAG GTTGTCTTCACATGGATGGAAGGGAAAGCAGCAAGAAAAGTATCACAGAATTCCAGCGATTCTAATTCAGAAGCAAGCTGCGATTTCAAGGATGCCTCCTCCATTGATCATGCAGATAATCATATTTGTTCACATGAAGATTCTAAAGTTCGCAACAAAAAGTACACAGAATCTATTGATGGTCGGGTTGACAGGCATCCCATAGATGAGATTTTGTATTGGCACAATGCTATCCGTAAAGAGTTAGTTGACATAGCAGAGGAGACAAGAAGGATGCAGCAATCTGGAAATTTTTCTGATATATCAGCTTTCAATGCAAGGTTGCAGTTTATTGCAGATGTGTGCATCTTCCACAG TATTGCCGAGGATCAGGTTGTATTTCCTGCAGTTGATAGTGAGCTGTCCTTTGTACATGAGCATGCTGAAGAAGAGCGCCGATTTaacaattttagatgtttaattCAGCAAATCCAAATAGCAGGAGCAAAATCAACTGCGCTGGACTTTTACTCTGAATTGTGTTCACATGCTGATCAGATAATGGAGACAATTGAGAAGCACTTCTGTGATGAAGAAACCAAG GTGCTTCCTCAAGCTAGGATGCTTTTCTCTCCTGAGAAGCAAAGGGAACTtctgtataaaagtttatgtGTTATGCCATTGAAGCTATTGGAACGTGTTTTACCATGGTTAGTGTCCAAGCTGAGCGATGAGGAGTCATCTTCTTTTCTTGAAAATATGCGCTTGGCAG CACCATCATCGGAAACAGCACTGGTTACTCTTTTCTCTGGTTGGGCATGCAAAGCTCGTTCGGAGGACAAATCCAATTCTGGAGAGTACTTATGCTTGACATCTGGAGAAGCAAGATGCCTATTGGATGAAGTAGATGGGCTTGAAAAATGTCGGCCATTCTGTCCATGTGCTTCACGTAGCAATGCAGTTATTTCTCTGCATTCGCAAATTGAAAATGGTTCTAGGCCAGGTAAGCGAGGAAATGATGAAGAAGCTGTTTCTGCTACTAATGGAAGTGACTTGTCTCAAACTGATGACACTGAAGCACGTCCATGTACCAAGAAACCTTGCTGTATTCCTGGGTTGAGAGTAGAAACTGGCAATCTTGCTATTAGTTCATCGCTGGCTTCTGCAAAGTCATTTCGCTCTCTATCATACAACTCGTCTGCTCCTTCATTATATTCAAGTCTTTTTTCCTGGGAGACAGATGCATCTCTATCTTGTTCAGATGGCATATCAAGGCCAATCGATACcatattcaaatttcataaaGCGATTCGCAAGGATTTAGAGTACTTAGATGTTGAATCTGGAAAACTAATTGATGGTGATGAGTCTTGCCTTCGCCAATTCATTGGAAGATTCCGTCTACTGTGGGGTCTTTACAGGGCGCACAGTAATGCTGAGGATGAAATTGTTTTTCCTGCTTTAGAGTCAAGAGAGACATTGCACAATGTCAGTCATTCGTACACTCTTGACCACAAGCAAGAAGAACAATTATTTGGAGATATATCTGACGCCCTTGCTGAGCTTTCACAGCTACATGATAGGATGACTCACCCGCATGTTGAAGTCAGCGATGCAGAGAAAAATGTTTCTCATTCTTCTGATGAGATTGATTGGAGAAGAAAGTACAATGAGCTTGCCACAAAGCTTCAAGGAATGTGCAAGTCTATCCGGGCTGCGTTGACTAATCATGTCCATAGAGAAGAACTTGAGCTGTGGCCATTGTTTGATGAGCATTTTTCTGTGGAGGAACAGGATAAACTTGTAGGTCGTATAATTGGTTCAACTGGTGCTGAGGTTCTCCAATCGATGCTACCATGGGTTACTTCAGCACTTACTCAGGAAGAGCAGAACATGATGCTGGATACATGGAAGCAGGCCACGAAGAATACAATGTTTGGTGAGTGGCTAAACGAGTGGTGGAAGGGAGCTCCAACATCATCTGATTCTTCAGAAGAGGCATCCTCTGCTCCAGAAG ATGGTGATTTACAGGATAAGATTGACCAGAATGACCAGACATTCAAGCCTGGATGGAAGGACATATTTCGAATGAACCAGAGTGAACTTGAGGCTGAGGTGCGAAAGGTTTCACGAGACCCCACACTTGACCCCAGGCGGAAGGCCTATCTAATTCAAAATCTCATGACCAG TCGCTGGATAGCTGCTCAGCAGAAGCTACCAGAGCCAAAATCAGAAGAATGTAGTGAAGGTACTGGTATCCCTGGATGTGCTCCTTCATATCGAGACCAGGAGAAGCAAACATTTGGTTGTGAGCACTACAAACGGAACTGCAAGCTTGTTGCCGCATGTTGCAACAAGCTGTTCACTTGCAGATTCTGCCATGATAAAATTAGTGACCATACGATGGAAAG GAAAGCGACACAGGAGATGATGTGCATGTTATGCTTAAAGGTTCAACCTGTTGGTCCAAAATGTCAAACTCCATCTTGCAATGGGCTGTCCATGGCAAAGTATTACTGTAACATCTGCAAATTTTTTGATGATGAAAG GACCGTGTATCATTGCCCATTTTGTAATTTGTGTCGTCTTGGGAAAGGTCTTGGTGTTGATTTCTTCCACTGCATGAAGTGCAATTGCTGCCTTGGGATGAAACTAACAGAACATAAATGCCGGGAGAAAGGGCTAGAGACAAACTGTCCAATCTGCTGTGATTTCTTATTTACATCAAGCGCGGCAGTTAGAGCTCTTCCCTGTGGCCACTTCATGCATTCAGCTTGCTTTCAG GCATACACTTGTAGTCACTACACTTGTCCTATCTGCTGCAAATCCTTGGGAGATATGGCA GTGTACTTTGGGATGTTGGATGCCTTGCTGGCTGCTGAAGAGCTTCCTGAGGAATACCGTGATCGGTGTCAG GATATACTATGTAACgattgtgaaaaaaaagggaggtCTCGATTTCACTGGCTGTATCATAAATGCGGCTCATGTGGTTCTTATAATACCAGAGTTATCAAGACTGATACAGCAGATTGTTCTACACCAAACTAG